The following are encoded together in the bacterium genome:
- a CDS encoding diacylglycerol kinase, with product MPYRVIQWSTGNVGKLALRAIINHPELELVGLWVSSDAKAGRDAGEIAGLAPVGVRATTDAEALLAQDADCVCYTATADLRPAEAIEDICRILRAGKNVVSSSFVPLVYPPAAPADMVEQLEQACRDGNTSCYTSGIDPGFANDALPLLLMSACERVDSVRVMEIVNYDTYDQPTVLFETMGFAKPLDHTPLLLIPGVLTLAWGSVVKILAAGLGVEVEEIREIYEKIPTERAFDIRPGHVPAGTMAALRFEVQGLVGGRPRIVLEHVTRLRDDLAPDWPQPVGDSRGCYRVVVEGSPRFVCDLAFEGEDGDHNTGGLVATALRLLNAIPAVCAARPGLLSPLDLPLYTARGLMV from the coding sequence ATGCCCTACCGCGTGATCCAGTGGTCGACCGGCAACGTCGGCAAGCTCGCGCTGCGCGCGATCATCAATCACCCCGAGCTGGAGCTGGTCGGGCTGTGGGTGTCGAGCGACGCCAAGGCCGGGCGCGACGCCGGTGAGATCGCGGGTCTGGCGCCGGTCGGCGTGCGCGCCACCACCGACGCGGAGGCCTTGCTCGCGCAGGACGCCGACTGCGTCTGCTACACGGCGACCGCGGATCTGCGGCCGGCCGAGGCGATCGAGGACATCTGCCGCATCCTGCGCGCGGGAAAGAACGTGGTGTCGTCCTCGTTCGTCCCCCTCGTCTATCCGCCGGCGGCGCCCGCGGACATGGTGGAGCAGCTCGAGCAGGCGTGCCGCGACGGCAACACCTCCTGCTACACGTCCGGCATCGATCCGGGCTTCGCGAACGACGCGCTGCCGCTGCTCCTCATGAGCGCCTGCGAGCGCGTCGACTCGGTGCGGGTCATGGAGATCGTCAACTACGACACCTACGACCAGCCGACCGTCCTCTTCGAGACGATGGGTTTCGCGAAGCCCCTCGATCACACCCCGTTGCTGTTGATCCCCGGCGTCCTCACGCTGGCCTGGGGCTCGGTGGTGAAGATCCTCGCCGCCGGGCTCGGGGTCGAGGTCGAGGAGATACGGGAGATCTACGAGAAGATCCCGACCGAGCGCGCCTTCGACATTCGCCCCGGCCACGTTCCGGCCGGCACGATGGCGGCGCTGCGTTTCGAGGTGCAGGGCCTCGTCGGCGGCAGGCCGCGCATCGTCCTGGAGCACGTCACGCGCCTGCGCGACGACCTGGCGCCGGACTGGCCGCAGCCGGTCGGCGACAGCCGCGGATGCTACCGGGTCGTCGTCGAGGGCTCGCCCCGCTTCGTCTGCGATCTCGCCTTCGAGGGCGAGGACGGCGATCACAACACCGGCGGTCTGGTGGCGACGGCGCTCCGTCTCCTCAACGCCATTCCGGCGGTATGTGCCGCCCGGCCGGGGCTCCTCTCGCCGCTCGACTTGCCGCTTTACACGGCGCGCGGCCTGATGGTGTGA
- a CDS encoding helix-turn-helix domain-containing protein, translated as MSFDALRPEVPAFDWSAWLRALGSRVRRVRTSLGMSQETLGRLAGCSQGAISRLEQGVARHTPMLVVARVERALRAELERLAGDDLGADERQLLERGILTDPVPIYDAVAMAAGADPLLVRVLTAWRSLPPERRPAFIVALRSAAEALRNG; from the coding sequence GTGTCGTTCGATGCACTGCGGCCGGAGGTTCCGGCGTTCGACTGGAGTGCCTGGCTCCGCGCGCTGGGCAGCCGGGTGCGACGTGTCCGCACCTCCCTGGGAATGTCCCAGGAGACGCTCGGCCGATTGGCCGGGTGCAGCCAGGGGGCGATCAGCCGGCTCGAGCAGGGCGTCGCCCGCCACACGCCGATGCTGGTCGTCGCACGGGTCGAGCGCGCCCTGCGCGCCGAGCTGGAGCGGCTCGCGGGCGACGACCTCGGTGCCGACGAGCGCCAGCTGCTCGAGCGCGGCATCCTCACCGATCCGGTCCCGATCTACGACGCCGTGGCGATGGCCGCAGGCGCCGATCCGCTCCTCGTGCGCGTGCTGACGGCGTGGCGCAGCCTGCCGCCGGAGCGCCGTCCCGCCTTCATCGTCGCGCTGCGCTCGGCCGCCGAAGCGCTGCGCAACGGCTGA
- a CDS encoding methyltransferase domain-containing protein, with protein MADAQPSAAPETLAYLRDGAGAGIDAVDASSLVYGPDGRPARLGKEGFEHLVRKLEILRWLERLPVESFLEVGAGLDHVPCLVRERHGADAYYADVNHAVTLPGGTERLGKLDHGVTLDVSRLPFADDSFDVVLASEVLEHLVRPVEALAELVRVARRAVVMTSLEALAPGRLARLLAHLRIDTRVPHVERNFFLAREFHAFFGADLRHEALFSYLDAPASPFWPRAWIDAAFAAIQDVDALVAALVRAATPRPHGPGTMGILLVKVQPGTTLRPPLDADAERALARWLIGTEAELERESYELLASHAAWTLRPELRPATPPPAPDRRVAAALLGCLRCPDCRGPLAPAPMALRCAPCGTAFPTEQGVPILFPTRAHDGLDEAVRRLCGDDAARARVVRRLAARLRRNERPPGVLRRAFWGLDRLVVRAAG; from the coding sequence ATGGCCGACGCGCAGCCGTCCGCGGCGCCCGAGACCCTCGCCTACCTGCGCGACGGGGCCGGTGCCGGCATCGATGCGGTGGACGCCTCGAGCCTCGTCTACGGCCCGGACGGCCGCCCGGCCCGCCTCGGCAAGGAGGGCTTCGAGCACCTCGTGCGCAAGCTCGAGATACTGCGCTGGCTCGAGCGCTTGCCGGTGGAGAGCTTCCTCGAGGTGGGCGCCGGTCTCGACCACGTCCCGTGCCTCGTCCGCGAGCGCCACGGGGCCGACGCCTACTACGCCGACGTCAACCACGCCGTGACCCTGCCGGGCGGCACCGAGCGCCTGGGCAAGCTCGACCACGGCGTCACGCTCGACGTCAGCCGCCTGCCGTTCGCGGACGACTCCTTCGACGTGGTCCTCGCCTCGGAGGTGCTCGAGCACCTCGTGCGCCCGGTGGAGGCGCTCGCCGAGCTGGTGCGCGTCGCGCGCCGCGCGGTGGTGATGACCAGCCTCGAGGCGCTCGCCCCCGGCCGCCTGGCCCGCCTGCTGGCACACCTGCGCATCGACACCCGCGTGCCGCACGTCGAGCGCAACTTCTTTCTCGCGCGCGAGTTCCACGCCTTCTTCGGCGCCGACCTGCGGCACGAGGCGCTGTTCTCGTACCTCGACGCGCCCGCGAGCCCGTTCTGGCCGCGTGCCTGGATCGACGCCGCCTTCGCGGCGATCCAGGACGTCGACGCGCTGGTGGCGGCCCTCGTGCGCGCCGCGACGCCGCGCCCGCACGGACCCGGCACGATGGGCATCCTGCTGGTGAAGGTGCAGCCGGGCACGACGCTGCGTCCGCCGCTCGACGCCGATGCGGAGCGGGCGCTGGCGCGCTGGCTCATCGGCACCGAGGCGGAGCTGGAGCGGGAGTCGTACGAGCTTCTCGCCTCGCACGCGGCGTGGACGCTGCGTCCCGAGCTGCGACCGGCGACCCCGCCGCCGGCGCCGGACCGTCGGGTCGCGGCGGCGCTCCTGGGGTGCCTGCGCTGCCCCGACTGCCGCGGCCCGCTCGCGCCCGCGCCGATGGCGCTGCGCTGTGCGCCCTGCGGCACGGCGTTCCCGACCGAGCAGGGCGTGCCGATCCTCTTCCCGACCCGTGCGCACGACGGGCTCGACGAGGCGGTCCGGCGCCTGTGCGGCGACGACGCGGCGCGGGCCCGCGTCGTGCGCCGGCTCGCGGCCCGGCTGCGGCGCAACGAGCGGCCGCCGGGGGTGCTGCGCCGGGCGTTCTGGGGGCTCGACCGGCTCGTCGTGCGGGCCGCCGGATGA
- a CDS encoding MFS transporter, whose protein sequence is MTPDRRYARYVLGILVLVYVFNFLDRQILAILAERIRADLGISDAQLGFLYGTAFAVFYAVFGIPLGRLADTWDRRRLIAVGLAAWSGMTMLSGFARTFGQLAAARIGVGVGEASAAPAAYSLLSDWFPPERRATALAIYSSGIYIGAGLGLGIGGLVVDRWDAAWGGGPTPFGLRGWQVAFLVVGLPGLLLAGWVATLREPLRGQGEGIVVPPHPHPFRACGEELLAVLPPFTLLTMARLGGRALAVNLAVAVLVTAAAWGLVAWLGTPAQWLALGVGVYAGVSWLQALARRDRPTFALLTRTPSLVLAGLGFALLAFVGYALGFWLPAFFMRVHGLDAARAGLVLGGAAAAGGWLGTTLGGLWADRLRRRWPAGRLHVGVACGLLGAPLAAWMLTTEHTTLGLVLSFFATAASSLWIGPGATTVQDLVMPRMRGTASAAYLMVVTFIGLALGPYVVGRLSVATGDLRTALLLALVAGLLGAACLAAAARHLAADEATRLARARAAGEPH, encoded by the coding sequence ATGACCCCGGATCGGCGCTATGCCCGCTACGTCCTCGGCATCCTCGTCCTCGTCTACGTCTTCAACTTCCTCGATCGGCAGATCCTCGCGATCCTGGCCGAGCGCATCCGCGCCGACCTCGGTATCTCCGACGCGCAGCTCGGGTTCCTCTACGGGACCGCGTTCGCGGTGTTCTACGCCGTCTTCGGCATCCCGCTCGGGCGACTGGCCGATACCTGGGACCGGCGGCGGCTGATCGCCGTCGGGCTCGCCGCCTGGAGCGGCATGACGATGCTCTCGGGCTTCGCGCGCACGTTCGGGCAGCTGGCCGCGGCGCGCATCGGCGTCGGGGTGGGCGAGGCGAGCGCGGCGCCCGCCGCCTACTCGCTGCTCTCGGACTGGTTCCCTCCCGAGCGGCGCGCCACCGCGCTCGCGATCTACTCGAGCGGCATCTACATCGGCGCGGGCCTCGGTCTCGGCATCGGCGGCCTCGTGGTCGACCGCTGGGACGCCGCCTGGGGCGGCGGACCGACGCCCTTCGGGCTGCGGGGCTGGCAGGTCGCGTTCCTCGTCGTCGGGCTGCCCGGGCTTCTGCTCGCGGGCTGGGTGGCGACGCTGCGCGAGCCGCTGCGGGGGCAGGGCGAAGGGATCGTCGTGCCGCCGCATCCGCATCCGTTCCGTGCCTGCGGCGAGGAGCTGCTCGCGGTGCTGCCGCCCTTCACGCTGCTCACGATGGCGCGGCTCGGCGGGCGGGCGCTCGCCGTGAATCTCGCCGTCGCCGTCCTCGTCACCGCCGCGGCGTGGGGCCTCGTCGCCTGGCTCGGGACGCCGGCGCAATGGCTGGCGCTCGGCGTCGGCGTCTATGCCGGCGTCTCCTGGCTCCAGGCCCTCGCGCGCCGCGATCGGCCGACGTTCGCGCTGCTCACGCGCACGCCGTCGCTCGTCCTCGCCGGCCTCGGCTTCGCGCTGCTCGCCTTCGTCGGCTACGCGCTCGGCTTCTGGCTACCGGCGTTCTTCATGCGCGTGCACGGGCTCGACGCGGCCCGCGCGGGGCTCGTCCTCGGCGGTGCGGCCGCCGCCGGCGGCTGGCTCGGCACGACCCTGGGCGGGCTGTGGGCCGATCGGCTTCGCCGTCGCTGGCCGGCGGGACGGCTCCACGTCGGTGTCGCCTGCGGGCTCCTCGGCGCGCCGCTCGCCGCCTGGATGCTGACGACGGAGCATACGACGCTCGGCCTCGTGCTGAGCTTCTTCGCCACCGCCGCATCGAGCCTGTGGATCGGGCCGGGCGCGACGACCGTGCAGGACCTCGTCATGCCGCGCATGCGCGGCACGGCGTCGGCGGCCTATCTGATGGTCGTCACCTTCATCGGTCTGGCGCTCGGGCCCTACGTCGTCGGCCGGCTGAGCGTCGCGACCGGCGACCTGCGGACCGCGCTGCTGCTCGCGCTCGTCGCCGGCCTGCTCGGTGCAGCCTGCCTCGCCGCAGCGGCGCGCCACCTCGCGGCCGACGAGGCGACGCGGCTCGCCCGCGCCCGCGCCGCCGGCGAGCCGCACTGA
- a CDS encoding enoyl-CoA hydratase — protein sequence MYQEIEYAVDDPVATITLHRPQALNAWTMRMGAEVKHALAAAENDPRVVGIVITGAGRGFCAGADLNDLRSMTEGQAPADPSAELAADPGDPEAGASFRGTYTYVISVRKPVIAAINGPVAGMAIPIVLACDLRFASDRATFTTAFSRRGLIAEWGVSWLLPRVVGTAHALDLLFSARRVDAEEAARIGLVNRVVPHDELLAATRAYVADLAANCSPASMAVMKRQVWQHWESELGPAEKEAIRLMLDSFNRPDFREGVVSFLEKRPPRFRRIGETEA from the coding sequence ATGTATCAGGAGATCGAGTACGCGGTGGACGACCCGGTCGCCACCATCACGCTCCACCGCCCGCAGGCGCTGAACGCATGGACGATGCGCATGGGCGCCGAGGTGAAGCATGCGCTGGCGGCGGCCGAGAACGACCCGCGCGTCGTCGGCATCGTGATCACCGGCGCCGGCCGCGGCTTCTGTGCGGGGGCCGATCTGAACGACCTGCGCAGCATGACCGAGGGCCAGGCACCGGCCGATCCCTCCGCCGAGCTCGCCGCCGACCCCGGCGACCCGGAGGCCGGAGCGTCGTTCCGCGGCACCTACACCTACGTGATCTCGGTGCGGAAGCCGGTGATCGCGGCGATCAACGGCCCGGTCGCCGGCATGGCGATCCCGATCGTGCTGGCCTGCGACCTCCGCTTCGCCTCCGACCGCGCCACCTTCACCACCGCCTTTTCGCGTCGCGGGCTGATCGCCGAGTGGGGCGTCAGCTGGCTGCTGCCGCGCGTCGTCGGCACCGCGCACGCGCTCGATCTCCTCTTCTCCGCCCGCCGCGTCGACGCCGAGGAGGCGGCGCGCATCGGGCTCGTCAACCGCGTCGTGCCGCACGACGAGCTGCTTGCGGCAACGCGCGCCTACGTCGCCGACCTGGCCGCCAATTGCTCGCCCGCGTCGATGGCGGTCATGAAGCGGCAGGTCTGGCAGCACTGGGAGAGCGAGCTCGGCCCGGCCGAGAAGGAGGCGATCCGCCTCATGCTCGACAGCTTCAATCGGCCCGACTTCCGCGAGGGCGTCGTGTCGTTTCTCGAGAAGCGGCCGCCGCGCTTCCGCCGCATCGGCGAGACCGAGGCCTGA
- a CDS encoding carboxylesterase family protein: protein MRRGPLLALGLAALLACGRGAPPISVDPTSQRTPPAGPVVGFTGRYGSHAWRGLPYAEPPTGARRWRAPAPAAPWRDVREALAPGVACVQYASIFGGVTGGAGEVVGDEDCLTLDVWAPRVASEAIAGARWPVMVWIHGGGNTIGTTRFYDGGHLAQTQQVVVVAIQYRLGPMGWFRHPAVQSPDASPEDRSGNFGTLDMIRALEWVRDNVAAFGGDPSNVTIFGESAGATDVFGLLVAPPARGLFHRAIAQSGGLHFATIDAAEGRQAAPSPGPANGSADALARLLVAEHEAADPAAARALVDAAAPGALGAAMRALPAASIMRAYPPGEGGSGLIQMPLVIREGTVIPTEEPLDLLARAGGHAAVPVMVGTNRDEMKLFMANDPARVWKLFGLFPRIRDPRWYDLSAEYHSRMWKATGADEPAARLAAAGTPVWVYRFDWDEEPTVFGTDLSQLLGAAHGFEIPFVFGHWDLGRAANAVFDDDNLGGRNVLGAQMASYWTQLAVGGDPGQGRDGSATAWTRWDPAPGAPRCLVLDTPAGGGLRMVSEEVTRTAVLDAVARDPRLATPRDRCRIHHELVVWGRGTDRDDYAVRCPDFPFDGYPWE from the coding sequence ATGCGACGTGGCCCGCTGCTGGCATTGGGACTCGCTGCCTTGCTCGCTTGCGGGCGAGGCGCGCCGCCGATCAGCGTCGATCCCACCTCGCAGCGTACGCCACCCGCAGGCCCGGTCGTCGGCTTCACCGGCCGCTACGGCAGCCACGCCTGGCGCGGCCTGCCGTACGCCGAGCCGCCCACGGGTGCGCGCCGCTGGCGCGCGCCGGCGCCGGCGGCGCCGTGGCGCGACGTGCGCGAGGCGCTGGCGCCAGGCGTGGCGTGCGTCCAGTACGCGAGCATCTTCGGCGGCGTGACCGGCGGCGCCGGCGAGGTGGTCGGCGACGAGGACTGCCTGACGCTCGACGTCTGGGCGCCGCGCGTCGCCTCCGAGGCGATCGCCGGCGCACGCTGGCCGGTGATGGTCTGGATCCACGGCGGCGGCAACACCATCGGCACGACGCGCTTCTACGACGGTGGACATCTCGCGCAGACGCAGCAGGTGGTCGTCGTCGCGATCCAGTACCGCCTGGGTCCGATGGGATGGTTCCGCCATCCCGCGGTGCAGTCGCCGGACGCGAGCCCCGAGGACCGCAGCGGCAACTTCGGCACGCTCGACATGATTCGCGCCCTCGAATGGGTGCGCGACAACGTCGCCGCGTTCGGCGGCGATCCCAGCAACGTCACGATCTTCGGCGAGTCGGCCGGTGCCACCGACGTCTTCGGCCTGCTCGTGGCGCCGCCCGCACGCGGTCTCTTCCACCGGGCGATCGCCCAGAGCGGCGGCCTGCACTTCGCCACCATCGACGCGGCGGAGGGGCGCCAGGCCGCGCCCTCGCCCGGCCCCGCGAACGGCAGCGCCGACGCGTTGGCGCGGCTTCTCGTCGCCGAGCACGAGGCCGCCGACCCCGCCGCCGCGCGGGCGCTGGTCGACGCCGCCGCGCCGGGCGCGCTCGGCGCGGCGATGCGGGCGCTGCCCGCGGCGTCGATCATGCGCGCCTACCCGCCGGGCGAGGGCGGCAGCGGGCTCATCCAGATGCCGCTCGTGATCCGTGAGGGGACCGTGATCCCCACCGAGGAGCCGCTCGACTTGCTGGCGCGCGCCGGCGGTCATGCCGCCGTACCCGTGATGGTCGGCACGAACCGCGACGAGATGAAGCTCTTCATGGCCAACGACCCGGCGCGCGTGTGGAAGCTCTTCGGGCTCTTCCCGCGCATCCGCGATCCGCGCTGGTACGACCTCAGCGCCGAGTACCACTCGCGCATGTGGAAGGCGACCGGCGCCGACGAGCCGGCTGCGCGCCTCGCCGCGGCGGGAACCCCCGTGTGGGTCTATCGCTTCGATTGGGACGAGGAGCCGACCGTCTTCGGTACCGATCTCTCGCAGCTGCTCGGCGCCGCGCACGGCTTCGAGATCCCGTTCGTCTTCGGGCATTGGGATCTCGGTCGCGCCGCGAACGCGGTGTTCGACGACGACAACCTCGGCGGCCGCAACGTCCTCGGCGCGCAGATGGCGTCGTACTGGACGCAGCTCGCCGTCGGCGGCGATCCGGGCCAGGGCCGCGACGGCAGCGCGACGGCGTGGACGCGCTGGGACCCGGCGCCGGGCGCCCCGCGCTGCCTCGTGCTCGACACGCCGGCGGGCGGCGGTCTGCGCATGGTGAGCGAGGAGGTGACGCGCACCGCGGTGCTCGACGCCGTCGCGCGCGATCCGCGCCTCGCCACGCCGCGCGACCGCTGCCGCATCCACCACGAGCTGGTCGTGTGGGGACGCGGCACCGACCGCGACGACTACGCGGTGCGCTGCCCCGACTTTCCCTTCGACGGCTATCCCTGGGAGTGA
- a CDS encoding CBS domain-containing protein, which produces MSPEIEEEMDVASVDLPPRLGPVLDKRAVHEPIRRLNPRSPLTVAPDASLAEAVRIMRERHVGCVLVVEAGSGRVIGILTERDLLLKLEAADLERPVHLLMTPNPETLSPDDPIVYCLHRMSVGDYRHVPLVDAAGRAVGIVSVKDIVHYLVSFFAGDVLTLPPDPVRDEGWLRRDGA; this is translated from the coding sequence ATGAGCCCCGAGATCGAGGAGGAGATGGACGTCGCCAGCGTCGATCTCCCACCGCGGTTGGGCCCCGTGCTCGACAAGCGCGCCGTCCACGAGCCGATCCGCCGCCTGAACCCACGCTCGCCGCTGACCGTCGCGCCCGACGCGAGCCTCGCCGAAGCGGTGCGCATCATGCGCGAGCGGCACGTCGGATGCGTCCTCGTGGTCGAGGCGGGATCGGGGCGCGTGATCGGCATCCTCACCGAGCGCGACCTGCTCCTCAAGCTGGAGGCCGCCGACCTCGAGCGCCCGGTGCATCTACTGATGACGCCGAACCCGGAGACGCTGAGCCCCGACGATCCGATCGTCTACTGCCTGCACCGCATGAGCGTCGGCGACTACCGGCACGTGCCGCTCGTCGACGCCGCCGGGCGCGCGGTCGGCATCGTCTCGGTGAAGGACATCGTGCACTACCTGGTGAGCTTCTTCGCGGGCGACGTCCTGACGCTGCCGCCCGACCCGGTACGCGACGAGGGCTGGCTGCGGCGCGACGGGGCCTGA
- a CDS encoding RNA-binding protein: protein MGTKLYVGNLSFELSEDELKDAFGGDGREVREVAIIMDRATGRSRGFGFVTMGSDRDAQAAITALDGQELGGRRLRVSEAMERPDRGGGGGGRGPGGGGFGRGGGGGGGRGGFGGGRGGGGGRPRF from the coding sequence GTGGGCACGAAGCTGTATGTCGGGAACCTGTCCTTCGAGCTGTCGGAGGACGAGCTGAAGGATGCCTTCGGGGGCGACGGGCGTGAGGTCCGCGAGGTCGCCATCATCATGGACCGGGCGACGGGACGGTCGCGGGGCTTCGGCTTCGTGACGATGGGCTCCGACCGTGATGCCCAGGCGGCCATCACGGCCCTCGACGGGCAGGAGCTGGGCGGCCGCCGGCTGCGCGTCAGCGAGGCGATGGAGCGTCCGGACCGCGGTGGCGGTGGCGGCGGACGTGGCCCTGGTGGCGGTGGCTTCGGCCGCGGCGGTGGCGGCGGTGGCGGCCGCGGCGGCTTCGGCGGGGGCCGCGGGGGCGGCGGCGGGCGTCCGAGGTTCTGA
- a CDS encoding HAD hydrolase-like protein, whose translation MRSAVVFDCDGVLFDSWDANVAYYNAIRSALGLGPMEASLEAAAHVLSGPEVIERMFADDPTRLERARELGRTIDYTPFYALMAPAAGLFDVLGTLRGSHRLGMATNRGRTVTGVVEHFGLGAFLDAAVGIEDVPRPKPHPDVITECLVRLGVAPAAALYVGDARGDLLAAEAAGVAFVAVGDAPWSPARLATLAELPAFVAGLGLGSG comes from the coding sequence GTGCGCTCGGCGGTCGTCTTCGACTGCGACGGCGTCCTCTTCGATTCCTGGGACGCCAACGTCGCCTACTACAACGCGATCCGGTCGGCCCTCGGTCTGGGGCCGATGGAGGCGTCGTTGGAGGCGGCGGCGCACGTCCTCTCCGGGCCGGAGGTGATCGAGCGCATGTTCGCGGACGATCCCACCCGGCTCGAGCGTGCCCGCGAGCTCGGGCGCACCATCGACTACACCCCGTTCTACGCGCTCATGGCCCCCGCGGCCGGGCTCTTCGACGTGCTCGGCACGCTGCGTGGATCGCATCGTCTGGGCATGGCGACGAACCGCGGGCGCACGGTGACGGGCGTCGTGGAGCACTTCGGCCTCGGCGCGTTCCTCGATGCCGCCGTCGGCATCGAGGACGTGCCGCGCCCGAAGCCGCACCCCGACGTCATCACCGAGTGCCTCGTGCGTCTCGGCGTCGCGCCCGCCGCTGCGCTCTACGTCGGCGACGCGCGCGGCGACCTGCTCGCCGCCGAGGCGGCGGGCGTCGCCTTCGTCGCCGTCGGCGACGCGCCCTGGAGCCCCGCGCGGCTCGCGACGTTGGCGGAGCTGCCGGCATTCGTCGCGGGTCTCGGCCTCGGCAGCGGTTGA
- a CDS encoding NAD(P)H-dependent oxidoreductase produces MIFLVVYGSVRTARQGIRAARFMVRTLEARGHEVVLLDAKELALPLLDRMYKEWPRGSAPPVLERLAGDIRRADGVVLVTAEYNQSVPPGLANLLDHFLEEWFWKPSAIVSYSAGSFGGVRAAIQLRIMLAELGMPSIPSTLPVPKVRDAFGEDGTPTDPAWERRTKRFVDELEWYARALRNERRGGTPY; encoded by the coding sequence GTGATCTTTCTCGTCGTCTACGGCTCCGTGCGCACCGCGCGCCAGGGCATCCGCGCTGCACGCTTCATGGTGCGCACGCTCGAAGCCCGCGGCCACGAGGTCGTGCTGCTCGACGCCAAGGAGCTGGCGCTGCCGCTCCTCGACCGCATGTACAAGGAGTGGCCCCGCGGCAGCGCGCCCCCGGTGCTCGAGCGGCTCGCCGGGGACATTCGCCGCGCCGACGGCGTGGTGCTCGTGACCGCGGAGTACAACCAGAGCGTCCCGCCAGGGCTCGCGAACCTCCTCGACCACTTCCTCGAGGAGTGGTTCTGGAAGCCGTCGGCCATCGTCTCGTACTCGGCCGGCTCCTTCGGCGGCGTGCGTGCCGCGATCCAGCTGCGCATCATGCTGGCCGAGCTTGGGATGCCGAGCATCCCGTCGACGCTGCCGGTTCCGAAGGTGCGGGACGCGTTCGGTGAGGACGGCACGCCCACCGATCCCGCCTGGGAGCGCCGCACGAAGCGCTTCGTCGACGAGCTCGAGTGGTATGCGCGCGCGCTCCGCAACGAGCGCCGCGGCGGTACGCCCTACTGA
- a CDS encoding glutamate synthase subunit beta: MGKITGFLEYERQGPHKEAVASRLKHWKEFEEPTPEETLRLQGARCMDCGIPFCHKGCPLGNVIPDWNDFVYRNRWRDAIERLHSTNNFPEFTGRICPAPCEEACVLNINDSPVTIKNIEKHIIDVAWREGWIQPLVPPRRTGKRVAIVGSGPAGLACAQQLARAGHLVTVYERADRIGGLLRYGIPDFKMEKWLIDRRMAQMQAEGVSFVPNAHVGVNISSEQLRREFDAIVIAAGSTRSRDLPVPGRELNGIHFAMDFLPQQNKVGAGDTVEGQIKATGKRVVILGGGDTGSDCLGTSNRHGAVSVHQFELLAEPPKNRPALTWPNWPMILRTSTSHEEGVTRDFGINTKGFSGDADGNVKKLHGVRLEWSNDNGRPVMKEIPGSEFTLDADLVLLALGFVGPEADSVIGQLGCTLTDRGNVQAGPDYQTSVPGVFACGDARRGQSLVVWAIWEGREAARGVDAYLMGETQLPASPDL, from the coding sequence ATGGGAAAGATCACGGGATTCCTCGAGTACGAGCGGCAGGGTCCGCACAAGGAAGCGGTCGCCAGCCGGCTGAAGCACTGGAAGGAGTTCGAGGAGCCGACGCCCGAAGAGACGCTGCGCCTCCAGGGCGCGCGCTGCATGGATTGCGGCATCCCCTTCTGCCACAAGGGTTGCCCGCTCGGGAACGTCATCCCGGACTGGAACGACTTCGTCTATCGGAACCGCTGGCGCGACGCGATCGAGCGCCTGCACTCGACGAACAACTTCCCCGAGTTCACCGGCCGCATCTGTCCGGCGCCCTGCGAAGAGGCCTGCGTCCTCAACATCAACGACTCGCCGGTCACCATCAAGAACATCGAGAAGCACATCATCGACGTCGCCTGGCGCGAGGGCTGGATCCAACCGCTGGTGCCGCCGCGGCGCACCGGCAAGCGGGTGGCGATCGTGGGCTCGGGGCCGGCCGGCCTCGCCTGCGCGCAGCAGCTCGCACGCGCCGGGCACCTCGTCACGGTGTACGAGCGCGCCGACCGGATCGGCGGGCTCCTGCGCTACGGCATCCCCGACTTCAAGATGGAGAAGTGGCTGATCGACCGCCGCATGGCCCAGATGCAGGCCGAGGGCGTGTCGTTCGTGCCGAACGCCCACGTCGGCGTGAACATCTCCAGCGAGCAGCTGCGACGCGAGTTCGACGCCATCGTCATCGCCGCCGGCTCGACGCGCTCGCGCGACCTCCCCGTCCCGGGCCGCGAGCTGAACGGAATCCACTTCGCCATGGACTTCCTGCCGCAGCAGAACAAGGTCGGCGCCGGCGACACCGTCGAAGGCCAGATCAAGGCGACGGGCAAGCGCGTCGTGATCCTCGGCGGCGGCGACACGGGCTCGGACTGCCTCGGCACCTCGAACCGCCACGGCGCCGTGTCCGTGCACCAGTTCGAGCTGCTCGCCGAGCCGCCGAAGAACCGCCCCGCGCTCACCTGGCCGAACTGGCCGATGATCCTGCGCACCTCGACGTCGCACGAGGAGGGCGTCACGCGCGACTTCGGCATCAACACGAAGGGCTTCAGCGGCGACGCCGACGGCAATGTGAAGAAGCTCCACGGCGTGCGTCTCGAGTGGAGCAACGACAACGGCCGGCCGGTCATGAAGGAGATCCCGGGCAGCGAGTTCACGCTCGACGCCGACCTCGTGCTGCTGGCGCTGGGCTTCGTCGGTCCCGAGGCCGACTCGGTGATCGGCCAGCTCGGCTGCACGCTCACCGACCGCGGCAACGTCCAGGCCGGCCCGGACTACCAGACGAGCGTCCCCGGCGTCTTCGCCTGCGGCGACGCGCGGCGCGGGCAGTCGCTCGTCGTGTGGGCCATCTGGGAGGGCCGCGAGGCGGCCCGCGGGGTCGACGCCTACCTCATGGGCGAGACCCAGCTCCCGGCCAGCCCCGATCTGTGA